A genomic region of Sulfobacillus acidophilus DSM 10332 contains the following coding sequences:
- a CDS encoding Potassium-transporting ATPase A chain (PFAM: Potassium-transporting ATPase A subunit~TIGRFAM: K+-transporting ATPase, KdpA~COGs: COG2060 K+-transporting ATPase A chain~HAMAP: ATPase, K+ transporting, A subunit~InterPro IPR004623~KEGG: aac:Aaci_0251 potassium-transporting ATPase, A subunit~PFAM: ATPase, K+ transporting, A subunit~PRIAM: Potassium-transporting ATPase~SPTR: Potassium-transporting ATPase A chain;~TIGRFAM: ATPase, K+ transporting, A subunit): MSVSTMATWAVALMCFALTIKPLGTYMARVFTFQPTFLDPVFKPVESRLFQWLRIDPRQSMTARQYLQALIVTNALWIVLSYVFLRIQGILPWNPEHFGAVNPALAYNTATSFGTNTNWQAYAGESTMSTFSQFGNLSFLQFVTPAVGGTIAIAFARSLSGKPLGNFFADLVWMCTRILLPLAMVVTLLLVTQGVPETMAPYLTVHTITGHTQVVPRGPIASWEAIEHLGTNGGGYTNANSANPLENPTPISNLIETVSMGVVSIAFYYALGIMTGRKKLAWTLIGVSGVLFVGMLVLVYLPMDAGNPILQALGIHGPNWVGQELRFGTGGTALFETSSMAFTTGSIASAHDSALPFTGLAYLAAMFLNMIFGGFGVGLVNMLMLVIITVFLMGLMVGRTPEFLGKKIEAKEVSLAAIAFLLHPMLILAGTAIAVATPAGMQGIGNPGPHGFTEILYAFASGAANNGSAMAGLNAALPFYEIVIGLTMLIGRFASMVPMLLLGESLLAKRSVPQTAGTMRTEGLLFGTVLVGSALVLNALTFFPVVSLGPLAEHWLLLAHQVF; encoded by the coding sequence ATGTCGGTATCCACCATGGCGACATGGGCGGTTGCTTTGATGTGTTTCGCTCTAACGATTAAGCCGTTAGGGACCTATATGGCTCGGGTATTTACTTTTCAGCCGACTTTTTTAGACCCGGTATTTAAACCGGTCGAATCCCGTTTATTTCAATGGCTGAGGATTGACCCGCGTCAATCGATGACGGCTCGTCAATATCTTCAAGCGCTTATTGTGACCAATGCGTTGTGGATCGTTTTGTCTTACGTGTTTTTAAGGATTCAAGGGATATTGCCATGGAATCCGGAGCACTTTGGGGCGGTAAATCCTGCTTTAGCCTATAATACGGCGACGAGCTTTGGCACCAACACAAATTGGCAAGCTTATGCCGGGGAAAGTACGATGTCGACGTTTTCCCAGTTTGGCAACTTGTCGTTTCTTCAGTTTGTCACGCCGGCAGTGGGTGGGACTATCGCGATTGCGTTTGCTCGCAGTTTGTCCGGTAAACCCTTGGGAAATTTTTTCGCGGATTTGGTATGGATGTGTACCCGCATTCTTTTGCCGTTAGCGATGGTCGTGACATTGCTTTTGGTAACCCAAGGCGTGCCGGAGACTATGGCCCCGTACCTAACCGTGCATACCATTACCGGGCATACGCAAGTGGTTCCCCGTGGCCCGATAGCCAGTTGGGAGGCCATTGAACACTTGGGGACTAACGGTGGGGGTTATACCAACGCCAACAGCGCGAACCCGTTGGAAAATCCGACGCCGATCTCGAACCTGATTGAGACGGTTTCGATGGGCGTGGTTTCGATTGCATTCTACTACGCACTCGGTATCATGACGGGCCGCAAAAAATTGGCGTGGACCTTAATCGGCGTCTCGGGGGTTCTCTTTGTCGGTATGTTGGTTTTGGTTTACCTTCCGATGGACGCAGGGAATCCGATTCTTCAGGCGTTAGGGATTCATGGCCCGAACTGGGTTGGTCAAGAACTCCGTTTTGGTACCGGCGGGACGGCGTTATTTGAGACCAGCAGCATGGCGTTTACCACGGGATCCATTGCCAGTGCTCATGACAGTGCATTACCCTTTACAGGCTTGGCCTATCTCGCCGCCATGTTTCTCAATATGATATTTGGCGGATTTGGGGTAGGCCTGGTGAATATGTTAATGCTCGTAATCATCACCGTGTTCTTGATGGGGTTGATGGTAGGGCGAACACCGGAATTTTTGGGCAAAAAAATCGAGGCTAAAGAAGTATCCTTAGCGGCAATTGCTTTTTTACTGCATCCGATGTTGATTTTGGCCGGAACCGCTATAGCGGTGGCCACGCCGGCCGGGATGCAAGGGATAGGCAATCCCGGACCGCACGGGTTTACCGAAATTCTCTATGCCTTTGCCTCGGGAGCGGCCAATAACGGTTCGGCGATGGCTGGATTGAACGCAGCGCTACCATTTTACGAAATTGTCATCGGGTTAACCATGCTGATTGGGCGGTTTGCGTCCATGGTTCCCATGCTCTTGTTGGGCGAATCCTTATTGGCCAAACGAAGCGTGCCCCAAACGGCGGGTACCATGCGAACCGAAGGCTTATTGTTTGGGACCGTCCTCGTGGGTTCGGCTCTGGTCTTAAATGCCTTGACGTTTTTTCCTGTCGTATCGCTGGGCCCGTTGGCCGAGCATTGGCTGTTGTTAGCCCATCAAGTGTTTTAA